The Plasmodium cynomolgi strain B DNA, chromosome 13, whole genome shotgun sequence DNA segment ATTTTCTCATGATGTGCAAACTTAATCGAGTCGTTCGTTTAGCTTCCTATTCGCAGTGCAGAGacatacgtatttttttcttctttaaacGATAGGATCATCCCATTACtcaccttttttcccttttacaattttgcgaAAGATCATTTAGGTTTGCACCCGTGGGGCACCTCGTTGGACATGCGGAGGGTAAGAATGGAGAACCACGTCATGAGGGTGTGCGCCGCAGCACGTTTTGATAGCTCTTCGATGTGAAATTGGCCCCGTTTCGCTATAGCGCTTGAgccgttttccccttttgcagacCGCGACACAGAATATGGAGGGACGAAAAAAGGACATAACATACAAGCTGAATAACCATAGTAAGGAAAGCCCTAAGGGGTGGCCTTACCTGACAAGGCGAACTTCTTTTAGGagcctccaaaaaaaaaaNNNNNNNNNNNNNNNNNNNNNNNNNNNNNNNNNNNNNNNNNNNNNNNNNNNNNNNNNNNNNNNNNNNNNNNNNNNNNNNNNNNNNNNNNNNNNNNNNNNNNNNNNNNNNNNNNNNNNNNNNNNNNNNNNNNNNNNNNNNNNNNNNNNNNNtttttttttccttgtcaGTTACAAAAAGCAAGATAAGTTTCTTCGACAAAATAAagttgaacaattttttgggcaagaaaaaatgacgcaCAAATTGGGGTACAATATATCCCTTTTCCCACCTAATggggggatgaaaaaaaatggctaaacAAATGTTCAACACACAGATTATTCATTCGCCTGTTCTTCCATTGTCACGCAGAAATGATGGAGACCACTTCCCTCAACGTTGATCACCAAATGGTACTTCCCATCCTTTTAACAGAGGAGCAACACACGGAAATTTGCACACCTCACTTGagtgtaatatttttttctgtccatAATTTATTCCACGTGATAGAAATGATCAGCTAGAATACTTATAACGTCCTCCACCAATTTTAGGAGGCAACTAATATGATGGTGTCTGTCTTGATCGTGTGTTGGGGCATatggtccatttttttctgcctgtATTTTTGCCATAATTTGCTCAAAATGGGTAACAAAATtggtaatatatttttttacttgaattaatttttttaaataatcttttttattattccttATTTGTTGgtttagtattttttttaaaatctttttttcattcattaaatgtgtgtaaattgtgaagaagttcatttcctctttttgcaattttttaaaattttttaattcgtctatcagtttatttttgtgtgctAAATTCTTCGTttgtccttcatttttttctttttcccgaCCTCTCATttgtttcattattttatccGATATTGCAGGGGTTACGTCTCTCGCGTTAGTCATCATCGTCGCGGTGTTTTTTTGGTCATTTCCTTCTATTATGTAGCTTTTGAGGtttatctcctttttgcaattttgacACGGGCGGACTGGCACGTTTGGGTGCTCCTCTTCATCAATGCGGTGGCTTCGGTTGGGAGTGATTAGAAGgtgagggggggaggcaatGGTTATGCGTAGAGGCTGTAATGGTGCGAGGCGGCGACAATGATGCGAGGCGGCGACAGTGATGCGAGGCCGCGGCAATGTTGCGAGTCCGCGGCAATGTTGCGTAGCATTGCTTAAGGAGACCGACCCCGATGCGTGGTTAACAGAGTGGCGCGAAAATGTGCCTCTTAAAAACGCACGTGAACTTCACAGTGCAGTATACCTCCTGGTCAGGCCATGGGGAACTCTCCGTTGAGGCCCTTTCCGGAGGAAGAGACAAACTTGTTCGAGGTTTTCCCTTCTCAATTTGGATCCATAATATTTAAGCTGCTCATTTAGGTAATTTTGCATTCTTTTGTCAACAGATGCGCAGTTTTGAACAAAATCGATAGTGCATTTCGGATCAGAGTTTCTTGTACTCTCTTTATCGACACATATTCTCACGTGAGGATTTCCCTTTTGTCTCTTTTGCTTCGACATTGTATCGTAACCTACCGCAACTTTATTTgattctttttgtttttcattatGTTGATCAGCATGTCGTTCATAATTGACCCTATTTTTGTAGCTCTTCTTCAATGTGTACTCTCtgtagttaatttttttttctctcccacCTCTGGGCATTATTCCTTTGAATAAATCATCTAAAGGGGGAGTAAAACCGTCATTTAGTTTTTCCTCCACAGGTACTTGCGATATTTTgtttaacttatttttcccaCGTATCCTTAAGCGTAATTTTCCTCTTGCAAATTTACTCATTTGGGTGGTTAAGAGGATATCTCTCTGTTGCTTCGCTTTACTGGAACTGTACGGTGACATCACTTGGTCCATGCATCTTCGAGGAATGATCATCTCGTTCTTATTAATCCAAAACGATTTTCCATTATTCTCATTGCGTTTCATCTCTCCTACAACTTTTGCACAAGCGGTTTGTCTAACACTGTGCCGATCATCTTTCTTACTCTTCCCATGGAACGTGGATGACATGGTTGTCTTCTCATTTAGGTTTCTTCCCCTCTTTCTTGTTAATTTTGGAGTTTCTAACTTAGTCCCCCTGGTGTTGTAGTTCCTCCTGTTATGGTGCGCAAAGGGGAGTTCCCTGCCAACACTATCACTGCTATCATCACATGTATGAGGTGGATTATCTATATATGATGTACCCtcgttgaaaaaaaaagatttatgtggatttttttttctttttaaaagtttttaattttccataAATTGGGATGGACCCCTTTTCCCAGCATATGAGCTCCCCAACTGTACCGTGGATATATGTATCCACCTTTTTAGACGTGCCCTTAAAAATTATGCCTGTCTGCTCCTTGTTTTTACTACAGTTTGGGAAGAACCTTGATTTGTACGTGTCCTGTTTTCTTCGTCTGTGTAGCAACTCTTCCTCTGTATTATATTGTGACTCATCTGTGAGCTCGTCCCAGCTACTTTTCAGATGACACATCGTTTTGTCAAATTCTCTTTCTAGATCTTCCTTTGTTACTTTTGGTGCTTTATAAAATGGTTTGGGATTCATCTTGCAGTGATTCTTTTTGTGGCCTTTGTGAAGACAGCTTAATTCTGCCTCTTTCGCAGTTTGGCATGGAAAACGTGGCCACCCGCTagtgtgctcattttttttttttcaccaccttatgttgctctttttttacaccacCTTatgttgctctttttttacaccacCTTatgttgctctttttttacaccacCTTatgttgctccttttttttttttcctttttcagttCCGTGTTGGACAGGACGCACGTTtggcttcccccttttcagatttttctttttcctttttttgcgccacGCAAAGGGAGTATAACACTTAGTGAGTTAACCAAGCTGTTCGCTTCTCCTACATGGAAAGAATAATGCTACTACAGGAACTTCATCACAGTGTAGCTCACTCATTGTGTGCCTCCCTCAGTTGGACGTTCTTCCCTTTAAGAGAATACACAAAAGGAACGTACAACTAGTGGCACAAAGCAACTACAGCTGGGTTGAGCCAAAAAGGAtataaacacacacatatatatatgtgcacatttaaTTGGTAAAGTAAGGTGAATCCACAATTAGGGACTACCCAAAGAACATAAAAACtgtgcaaaaaggaaaaaaaaaaaaaggagcaacataaggtggtgaaaaaaaaaaaaaaaaaaaagaggcaaaacgGACAAAATGAcattggcaatttttttcacattttgcacCTTCCAAAATAGAACAAAACGTAAaccgatttaaaaaaaaaaaaaaaaaaaaacacttcaGAATAAGTGAAGTCAATCccacttttccttttccatttaacgccttttaaaaattctaACACGTTGCATATTTCTGCGTATGGAAAAGCATATCGGAATGAATTCCCCTGGTGGATATTTCTGTTTTTGTGACAAGTAAATTTAGAAGCTACTTTGCCGATCCCTTTCGCTTAATTCCACGGCGGTGATCTCAAAACAGCCAACTTCATAATGACGATGCAGAGGCCCCACTTTTAGTTACCCACGAAAAGTGGAAGTCATTCCCTCCCTTGTCATGAGAACATGCATATAGTGTTTGCGCTTTTGTAAAGTcctcacttttttattttttttcaaattgtgaaaaaaaaaaaatcaggagtatttttccccaccgAGGTAGAAATAGCAGAAGTCCTCATTCATACATTCTGTCACAGTTGAACACATTGCAACAGTTGAGCACATTGCCACAGTTGAACACGTTGCCACAGCGCAGGTGACTCCCCCCCAGGTGCGCATAAGTTCAAAAGTGCAGAGCTGTCAGATCACGCACACCTGCTTTGGAAGCGTGTCCTTCGCAAACAACGCCACGCGATGATAAGGAGATACCTTCTAAAGATGGACCAGAAGAAGTTTACATAAATAGGCACACCTTACGACATCTCTTTTTAAGAAGCAcaggcaggaaaaaaaaaaaaaaaaaacagctagAAATATAAGTACACACGTACCCATGTGAAACCACGTGTGTGGGCGGTAGACTTCTAAAATGCGAAGGGCGAAGTGGGAAGCAATTGCATGTGCACTGGTTGCTTTCCTTGACCTGACGAAGTGCATGCGGTTTAGGCAAAAAGTAAGAAACGTTGTTTTGTTAAAAGGTGGTGAAGCAGATACAGTGAAAcccctttttctgttcagtaaaataaaaaataaaaagttgcaaaaaagaaataatgtAGCTTTACATATGGACAATTCCAACGAGGACACTAGTAGGTTGTCtttgctaaaaaatttagatgACGAATCAAAAGTTATTACGCAGTCTCCAGaatggaatgaaaaaatgcccTTAATCGAAATAACCAATTTGCATGCAATGGAAgtagaaggggggaaagaaatacTAAAGGGAATAAAtcttaccatttttttaggCGAAAAACATACCATTATGGGAAGAAATGGCTCTGGAAAATCAACGCTAGCCAAAGTAATAGCAGGACATCCCTATTATAAAGTTACAAGCGGTACTATAAAGTTCAAGGGACTCAATTTAATTGAATTACCTGTTAATGTGAGGTCACTGTGTGGCATATTTTTAGCCTTTCAGTATCCTGTGGAATTACCAATggtgaaaaataatgaatttttaCGAGCCGCGTTGAATAGCCATCGGAGACAAAGAAACGAACCCGAGATCAGTGCTACCGAATTTGACCTCTTAATgattgaagaaataaaaaaagtaggaCTCAGCTCGGAATTTTTAGATAGACCTGTTAATTACGGTTTcagtgggggggaaaaaaaaagaaatgaaattttgcaaatgctAATATTGAAGCCTTCCTTTTGTATCCTTGATGAAACGGACTCCGGTTTAGACGTAGACTCTTTCAAATTAACATCCAATGTTATTACGAATTTTTCCAATGAGAAGAATTCCTTCTTAATAGTTACTCATTATAAGAAGCTACTAGAATTGCTCAGGCCAAATTTTATCCATATCATGCACCAAGGGAAGATTATAGAAAGTGGGGACTATTCTCTCGTGGATAAAATAGAAACTAAAGGATATGCACAGTTTGTCAAGGATTCGTGAGAAATGTGATTTAATGGGAAATAGGGGGGCCGCCAACCGCGCTTgctcattaatttttttttttttttttttttaaaagattcaGGAGGACCtattttaaatgtaacaCCCTGTGGTGTGTTCCCAACTTGTGTGTATTCCACGATTAGGCGAGTACCACAACgctgtgcatattttttggacTAATTTGATACatgcaaataattattcGTGCGGAGACAGCTGCCTGTGTGACACATGGACTGGACTAAACGTCATTTGGTCCAAGCGGTGaggattcccctttttgttcctatTTAAATGCGCGCTTGGCGGCGCTTTGCAACTCATTTGTGTCTTTATATAATAGactattttttgtgttttacAAAGAattcttcaccattttgtggaaACGCATTGTTTCTGGCTTCTCAAATGGTTGGCGTGTGCCCATCCTACTGGTTTATTTGTCCGCCTCTTTTAAATTCGCCACCAAGAGCGCTTCTAAAAGTGCGAGCTGTTCATAAAATGGATgaatggtttaaaaaatcgCCTGAACGGGTCATACGTAAAATGCcaatttggtaaaaaaaaaaaaaaaaaaaattaaaaaataaaaaaaaaagctagtccattttgcacacacacacgaaaGCGATGAATAGTACGTTGCCACTTCCTCCGttcaagaaaaaagaatggaGTGCCTTCTGCGCTTTGGAAAGAAGTAGCGGGTAAATTTGCCTAAATTGTAACTACACAGTGATGGTTGCGATATGCTGCCACAAGCTTACATCATGCGTTGAGGCAAAAAGGGGTTTCACCCTTGGCACAAAATTGGCTAACTTGTCGCTTGCGTCCgttaccattttgtgttctctctttttgttccctctttttgttccctctttttatttccctccttttgttccctcattttgttccctctttttgttccctccttttgttccctccttttgttcactctctttttcccccatttgcttGATCAGTTTGCTTATCTGCGCGCTACATGTAGAAAAGGggattccaaaaaaaaaaaattaattacactATGGATTCCACGGTAAGGGAGTACGAGGAACATTAAGAGATTCGCGCAGAGAAATACACGTACGCATATACGCGTACATGCCTATATCCATGGCATGGCAGTAGATGAGCATAAGCGCAGCACAGTCACAACGGCTCTTAAccttgggggggaaaggaaaaatgtacTGTGGAGGAGGGCGATGCGGAAGTAAGAAACAAAGctcgaaaaaacaaaaatatgtttgtATATCATGTGAATAACAACACAATTATACTAATTCTGTTATGCACATTCCTGTGTCACGTGAAGgctgaaaatgtgaagaatgCAAATTGCCAAGGAATAAGCAGTGTAGGACGTTTTAATTATGGGTATTCGAAAAAAACGAGACGGCTGGACGGGGGGCACTGGAAAGGTAATTTCAAGatagggggggaaaataaaagatgtaGACTACTGAAGATCCCCACAGGAAATCCACCACAATTGATAAACACCCTCTTTTTAAATAGTTGCTACAAACCCATTGGGTGTAATCCCCTTTacaagaagaggaaaaacttttccctttttaaaaaaaaaaaagataaagatGGAGCAACAAATGttaagaagaaagaaaagaaggtattcacagaagaagaaatagaagAACTTCGTCGAAGAGCCAAGGAAAAACTACaacccaaaaaaggggacggTGATGGAACCTCTGGTGCtaagacaaaaaaggggggaaaaaggaaaaaaaacacagaacAAGTTAagggtgataaaaaaaaaagtgaagaagaattaaaaaagttggATGATACAAAAGGTGCAGATcccaaagaggaaaatataaccgattatataaaaagcaaagaagaTTTTGACAAAATAGTAGACCTAACCAAAGATTtaataaacgaaaaagaggtagaatatatacacaaaatAAGCGACTGTGATGAGGAGTTGTTAGCATATGAtaagcgagaaaaaaatattcagcTGAATTTTGAAGACACCCTATTTGACGAAGGGAATTACATGCACAATTACGTCAACAATATTAGCAAATTTCGCTTTGACATTTACAACCTGCATAACAAGAACGAATTTGACAGAATCACCAAATATTTGAACTATCAGTACATAGAAGAAGTACCCGTGGAGATGCCTACGGAACGCAGCTACAACATTGGgctgaaaaaatatttttaccagGTTGTATGCGATTTGGTGGGGAAATACCGGGACAAGTTTGAGAATGAGCTCTACGTGGGTGGGGAGGAGCAGTCGTGGGGACACCAACCGGTGGCAGACGAGTCAAGGGGTGATCAACCGGTGGCAGACGAGTCAAGGGGTGACCAACCGAACACACAGGAAGAAATGCCTCCATCTAGGTTGTCCATACATAAGGGCAAACTAAATCAGCACGGTGAAGgtacaggggggggagaagacaATCAAACTTTGAACAATTTCCtcaaggaaaacaaaaaggaagaaagcaaaacgaCAACCATGGATAGGATAGAAAATATGGCCAACGTAATCCAGCCAACTCATGAAgatattatgaataaatatatgtctCACGATTTGTATAATTTGCTATGTGACATTAAGGACGAATATGAGTACATGTTTGAAAATGGAGGCTTGGAGAAATACTCCTTTGATGAAAGCAGAAAAACACATAAGGAGAAGCTAATATTTtccgggaaaaaaaaaagagcggtAGCTATGGTTTTTCTCCAAAGAGGAAACAACAATTTGATAATAAATAACAGGGATGGATATCAGTATCTACAATaccaaatttttaacataaataaaatattcagtCCTCTACTGCATCTATGCATGCACAGACATTTCAACGTCGTGGCCAGGGTCGTTGGAGGAGGGTTGTCGGGACAGAGTGTGGCCATATTCCACGCCCTCGTCAAATACATTGTGTACAACTTTTCGCTAAAAATAAAGCCTTATTTCCGCTCCTTCAAGTTTATGACCGTGGACAGTAGAAAggtggagaggaagaagtacGGACTGAAGAAGGCTAGGAAGAGGAAGCAGTACAGTAAGCGTTAAGCGTTAAACTTGGTGGCGTGTTGCGAGGGGGATAGACGTGTGTTGAGATGGGTGCAAAATGTGGTCTCCCCCCCTATTTGGAGCAATCATATTCTTGTCCCCAGTTTGGGTGCACTCACAAGGGGGTGAAAaggtgcatatgtacatatatacttCTCCACGCGATTGGTGGGCGACCCACCTGCGTCAACTCCTGCAACTCCTGCAACTCCTGTAACTCCTGTAACTCCCGCCCTTGTGAGCAAACGTGATGGTGGGCCCACTTCAGCTGAAACGCCCGCAAATGGATGTCGCAAGAGGGGGGTTGGCTCTCCCCTTCCGTGGCATGGAGTGCCGGCACGCGCATACATAAGTAAGCAAGTCAACGCGCGCTTATGTAAGCAAGTCAACGCGCACTTATGTAAGCAAGTCAACGCTCACGTACGTAACCAAGTCAACACGCACGTATGTGTAtacattgtttttttttttcccccctgttTGGCCTCTACATCGTGATGCCCTTACCTCACGTGTACGtatgaacttttttttttttaagtgcatATAATGAGGAGCTCCTTTGGTTTGGGAGCCTTCCCAAAAAACAATTTCGTAAACGCAAAGTGGTGCAACCGTTTTAGGAGCAACactggaagaagaaaagaaaaaaaaaaaaaaaaaaaaaagccgaAAACTGTCTATGCAGAAAAAGGCCACAAATCCGTTTTCACTAAAGTTATGGGGAAATTTGCCCATTTGGATGGAGTgcttgtttcttcttttgagAAGTGGTGCCATAATTCGTGCCATTTGCAAAGGGGGAGGCACATGTGCAACTTGCATGCGCATGCGCGCGGTTTGTTAAGTGCCTCCGTGCAGAAGACATTCACGCTTGCAATGAAGCATGTGGTGCAAGTAGGTCTGTATACCCCCTCTTTAGTTTCCCACCCACcttcgtaaaaaatgggttgGAAATGTGTTGCAGGTGCGCTACAATCGTGCTACACAAGTGTGTCACAAGAACgttaagaattttttattttatttttttttttagattgccaaattttttcaaaaaaaaaaaatccaaaaattttgtacattttatgCTTAcacgtacatgtacatacatttcTACCTGCATACGTCGAAACgtaaaaattaaggaaaattGTTTAACGCAACGCAGAATTAATTGCAGTGAAAGGTTGAGTGAGTCCCCATAATTGTTTCAACGAGATCGACTGAAGTGAGCATTTACCGACATATTTAAGGAAAACCGCaattccccccaaaaaaataagaagctaaaaataagaagaagcaaaaaatctGTTTTATAAACCCACTCATcgagaaaaaagaacaaaatggagttcctaaaaaatatgtttcaAGAACtgctgaagaagaaggaccaACTTATGCAATGTTCCAAATTATCCGTATTGTTAAGCGACCCCTtcaccttcttttttatgtatgtCAATAAGAAGCATGCTCTGATTATGTGTATTGACGTATATGAATGATGGAAAATGTGGAGTGCACGCTTGGGCTCCACGTGCGTGTGCATGCATTTGTAACGTCGATCCCTCTCGCATGCAACTAACACAGTAGCGTGTGTGTAATGCGTCCACGTAAAAGTGCGAGGAATCCACTTTTCCTCAGTTAACTGCCTCTTTAAACCATCTGCCTATCCCCCCCCCGCTCCTCCCGTCCGCAGGTGCATATTTATGTTCGTCCTCACGAGCATAATGACATACCTCTACTGCTTTTGCAAGGGCTATGAAACGAGAAGGGTAAGTGTAGCTGTGCATGTAAAGCGCGCACATGAGAGCAAATCAATGAAGTAGAAAATCGCCAATAGGCATTACCCCCAAGGGGAGTTCCAACTAGTACGAAGAAAAGAACaatatattactttttttttttttttacacagaGTCCCAGGATACACAAAATGTCCAAAAAGGTTAGGTAAATTCCACCTTGACATTACcaaaagaattttattatgttgtACAGAAATGTGATAAAGCGCAGAGCGAGGTGTGACAGACGGagtgcatatacatgtacatacacgAACAAattaggagaaaa contains these protein-coding regions:
- a CDS encoding hypothetical protein (putative) → MNPKPFYKAPKVTKEDLEREFDKTMCHLKSSWDELTDESQYNTEEELLHRRRKQDTYKSRFFPNCSKNKEQTGIIFKGTSKKVDTYIHDNPPHTCDDSSDSVGRELPFAHHNRRNYNTRGTKLETPKLTRKRGRNLNEKTTMSSTFHGKSKKDDRHSVRQTACAKVVGEMKRNENNGKSFWINKNEMIIPRRCMDQVMSPYSSSKAKQQRDILLTTQMSKFARGKLRLRIRGKNKLNKISQVPVEEKLNDGFTPPLDDLFKGIMPRGGREKKINYREYTLKKSYKNRVNYERHADQHNEKQKESNKVAVGYDTMSKQKRQKGNPHVRICVDKESTRNSDPKCTIDFVQNCASVDKRMQNYLNEQLKYYGSKLRRENLEQVCLFLRKGPQRRVPHGLTRSHRIDEEEHPNVPVRPCQNCKKEINLKSYIIEGNDQKNTATMMTNARDVTPAISDKIMKQMRGREKEKNEGQTKNLAHKNKLIDELKNFKKLQKEEMNFFTIYTHLMNEKKILKKILNQQIRNNKKDYLKKLIQVKKYITNFVTHFEQIMAKIQAEKNGPYAPTHDQDRHHHISCLLKLVEDVISILADHFYHVE
- a CDS encoding 30S ribosomal protein S9 (putative), translating into MFVYHVNNNTIILILLCTFLCHVKAENVKNANCQGISSVGRFNYGYSKKTRRLDGGHWKGNFKIGGENKRCRLLKIPTGNPPQLINTLFLNSCYKPIGCNPLYKKRKNFSLFKKKKDKDGATNVKKKEKKVFTEEEIEELRRRAKEKLQPKKGDGDGTSGAKTKKGGKRKKNTEQVKGDKKKSEEELKKLDDTKGADPKEENITDYIKSKEDFDKIVDLTKDLINEKEVEYIHKISDCDEELLAYDKREKNIQLNFEDTLFDEGNYMHNYVNNISKFRFDIYNLHNKNEFDRITKYLNYQYIEEVPVEMPTERSYNIGLKKYFYQVVCDLVGKYRDKFENELYVGGEEQSWGHQPVADESRGDQPVADESRGDQPNTQEEMPPSRLSIHKGKLNQHGEGTGGGEDNQTLNNFLKENKKEESKTTTMDRIENMANVIQPTHEDIMNKYMSHDLYNLLCDIKDEYEYMFENGGLEKYSFDESRKTHKEKLIFSGKKKRAVAMVFLQRGNNNLIINNRDGYQYLQYQIFNINKIFSPLLHLCMHRHFNVVARVVGGGLSGQSVAIFHALVKYIVYNFSLKIKPYFRSFKFMTVDSRKVERKKYGLKKARKRKQYSKR
- a CDS encoding ATP-dependent transporter (putative) codes for the protein MDNSNEDTSRLSLLKNLDDESKVITQSPEWNEKMPLIEITNLHAMEVEGGKEILKGINLTIFLGEKHTIMGRNGSGKSTLAKVIAGHPYYKVTSGTIKFKGLNLIELPVNVRSLCGIFLAFQYPVELPMVKNNEFLRAALNSHRRQRNEPEISATEFDLLMIEEIKKVGLSSEFLDRPVNYGFSGGEKKRNEILQMLILKPSFCILDETDSGLDVDSFKLTSNVITNFSNEKNSFLIVTHYKKLLELLRPNFIHIMHQGKIIESGDYSLVDKIETKGYAQFVKDSFRRTYFKCNTLWCVPNLCVFHD
- a CDS encoding hypothetical protein (putative), whose product is MEFLKNMFQELLKKKDQLMQCSKLSVLLSDPFTFFFMYVNKKHALIMCIFMFVLTSIMTYLYCFCKGYETRRSPRIHKMSKKVR